A stretch of DNA from Fusobacterium mortiferum ATCC 9817:
TAAGCTTGAAGTAATAATCTGTGTTTATGCTGGAGATATAGAGAGAAATAAAATTAGAGGAGACTTTGGAATTACATATGATATGGAAGTTTTCAGATTGATTGATGATTTAAGAGAGCATGAACTTCAAGTAAACAGTGTTGTAATCACAAGATACAATGATCAACCTGCAACAACTTTATTTATTAATAAATTAGAGCGTAGAGGAATAAAAGTATATAAACATAGAGCTACAAAGGGATATCCTACTGATGTAGATGTAATAGTTAGTGATGAAGGATATGGACAAAATCCATATGTAGAAACAACTAAGCCAATAGTTGTAGTTACTGCACCTGGACCAGGAAGTGGAAAATTAGCTACTTGTTTAAGTCAATTATACCATGAATATAAGAGAGGAAATGCAGCTGGATATTCTAAGTTCGAAACTTTCCCAGTATGGAATGTACCTTTAAAACATCCTTTAAATATAGCTTATGAGGCAGCAACTGTAGATTTACAAGATGTTAATATGATAGATCCATTCCATTTAGAAAAATATGGTGAAACAGCTGTAAATTATAATCGTGATGTAGAAGCTTTTCCATTATTAAAGAGAATAATAGAAAAGATAACTGGTAAAGAGTCAATTTATCAATCTCCAACAGATATGGGAGTTAATAGAGTAGGATTTGGAATAGTAGATGATGAAGTAGTAAGAGAGGCTTCTAAGCAAGAGATAATCAGAAGATATTTCAAAACTGGTTGTGAATATAAAAAAGGTTATGTAGATTATGAAACTTTTAAAAGAACTCGTACAATAATGGATGCACTAGAATTAAAAGAAGAGGATAGAAAAGTTGTAGGAGTAGCTAGAAAAAAATTAGAGGATATAAAATCTAAGCAAACTGAGCCAGCTTCTGCAATAGCATTTGAGTTACCAGATGGAACAATGATAACTGGTAAGGCATCTCCACTTATGGATGCAGCTTCAGCAGCTATTTTAAATGCTGTAAAATATTTTGCTGGAATTAATGATGAGATATTATTAATCTCTCCAGTTGTATTAGAGCCAATTTTAAATTTAAAAGATAAGACTCTTCAAAGTAAAAATATTGCTTTAAACTGTGAAGAGATACTTATGGCATTAAGTATCTGTGCAGCAACTAACCCAATGGCACAAGTGGCTGTACAAAAATTATCAATGTTAAAAGGAACTCAAGCTCACTGCACAAATATACTTGGAAAAACAAATGAACAAACTTTAAGAAAGTTAGGAATTGATTTAACTTGTGACCAAGTATTCCCAACAGAAAATTTATATTACAATGATTAATAAATTAGGAAATATAAGAGAGGAAGACTTTCTTGTATTTCCTTTTTTTCTAGGGGAATTTAGAAAAAAGTGGTATAATTGAGGAGAAAATAAGTGGAGGTGAAAGATGAGATTTCAATTAAAAAATGTTGGAGTTATCTCTGAAGCAGATATGTTATTAGATAATATAACTTTGATAGCAGCTGAAAATGACAGTGGAAAGAGTACAATAGGGAAAGCACTATTTACTTTAATAAATACAATGAATTATTTTGAAGATGAATATATTTCAACTGTAAATAAAATGCTTGAAGTTACACATTATGGATTAGTTAAATTAATTGAGCAAGAAGAAGAGATTTATTCTAAAAAAATTATAAAAAATCTATTAGAAAATAATTTTATATTTATAACAAAGACAGAAATAAATAATTTAAAAAAATACTTAGAAGACATATTAAATGAAACAATAAAATATAAGAAAAAAATTTTTATAGATGATAAAATTTTACAAAAAATTGAAGTAAATATAAAAGAATTAAATAAATATGTTGATAAAGATAATGATATAAAAAAACTCTTGAGTTTAGAAAAATCCTTAAAAGAGTTTTTAGAAGCATTATTTAAAGTTTTTAACGAAACTTTAGATTATAATTTAATTGAAAAAGAATCTTTTCAAAAAGCACTTAAAGAGGAATTTGAAACAGGAATTAGAAATATATTTGAAGATAAAGAGGAGTCATCATTAATATTAGAAGATGAAAATAGCTCAATAGAGATAAAATTACTTAATGATGAAGTAGTAGAAACAAAGCTTCCAATAAGAGAGTTGAGAAATAACTATAATATAATATATATAGAGTCTCCTCTTATAATAGATTATTTAGATAAAATTTGTAGTGAAAAAGAGAGAAAAATAGATGATAAAAACTATATTTTAAAAGAAAATTTGATGAATAAACTTGAGTTTAATATAGTTGATAATCTTTTAGGAAAAGAGAAAGAGATAGAAAAAATAAATAAACAGATAGTAGAGATAATATCTGGAGAATTTACTTTTGATAAACAAACTAGAAAATATAATTATAAGAAAAATGGATACAATATCAATGTAAAAAATACAGCTAATGGAATAAAAACTTTTGGATTAATAGAGATGTTACTTAACAATAGAAGATTGAATGAAAAGACAATTTTGATTATAGATGAACCAGAGGTACATCTACATCCAAATTGGCAGGTTAAGTATGCAGAGATATTGGTAATCTTGGCTATGAATTTAAAAGTTAAAATTTTATTAAATTCTCATAGTCCTTATTTTATAGATGCTATAAAGATTTATTCTGAAAAATATAGATGTAATACTAGGTTTTATTCTATGGTGGATTCAAATGAAAGAACTTCAAAAATATTATTGGATAAAACAAATGAGTTAAGCTTTATATATAAAAAATTAACTGAAGCATATGAGATATTAAAACAAGTAGAATTCAGTGATGTGTAATGAAAAATGAAAAAGATATAGAAAATTTTTTCAAGGAAAATTATAGTGATTATTTACAAACTATCTCTTTGGTTTCAAAGGATGACTCTGGAGAAACACCTATTTCAATGATAGAAAATGATGATGTAAAGATATTTAATTTTGATAAGGGTGTTCTAAAAAAAATCTGGAATAATTTGGGAAAGAGATATGAGATAATGGCAGTAGATGGATTAGATTTTCAAAATGATACTGTCTATCTAATTGAATTTAAAAATGGAAAGTTGAACAAGAAAGAGGATAAGATAGGAATTAGATTAAAATTAACAGAGTCATTATTAGGGATAGTTAGAGGTTTTGAAGATATTAAGTTTAAATGTGATTTTGAAAATCTTCTAAAGTTACAGAAAAAATATATATTAGTATATAATGAAGAGAAGAATTATATGTCAGCTTCTTTTGGAAATATTTTAGAAGGAAGAGCTAATATCCAAATTTTAAAAGAGATTTTATCAGAGTATGAAAAAACACTAGTAGATAAAATACTATTTATGAGTAAGACAGACTTTGAAGAGTTTTATTTAAAAAAATATTATAGAGACTAAAAAGGAGAGAAGAGTGAAAATATTAGTAGTTAGATTTAGACAGATAGGGGATTCTATCTTAGCAGCTCCAATATGTACTACACTTAAGCAGACTTTTCCAGATGCACAGGTAGACTATGTAGTGTATGAGCATATAGCTCCTATATTTGAGAAACATCAAGGCATAGATAATGTAATAAAAATAACTAAAGAGGAGCAGAAAAATCCTTTTAAATATATAAAAAAGGTTTGGCAGGTTACTAGAAATCATTATGATATAGTGATAGATATAATGTCTACTCCTAAAAGTGAATTATTTACACTATTTTCTAGGGGAGCTAAATATAGAATAGGAAGAGCTAAGAAAAAAAGAGGTTATACATATACTCATAAGATTGAGGAGCCAACAGGAACAAAAAATAAAGTAGATAAATTTTTAAGAATGTTAAAACCTTTAGAGCAAGAGTATGATGTAAAATATACAGAGGATTTTTCTATACATATATCGGAAGATGAAAAAATGTATATGAGAGATAAGATGATAAAAGCTGGTGTGGATTTTTCTAAGCCAGTATTTGCTTTTGCTATCAATGCTAGAGTTCCTGCTAAGGTGTTTAATATAGATAAGATGTTAGAGATAACTAGAAGAATAATAGCTGATATTGACCCACAAATAATTTTTTACTACTCTCCAGCAGAAAAAGAGTTTGCTTTAAAGGCTCATGAAAGATTAGGGCATGATCCTCATATATTTACTAATATAGAGACTAAAGATATAAGAGAGTTAGCAATGCTACTTAAAAATTGTGATATGTTCTTTGGAAATGAAGGAGGACCTAGACACCTAGCTCAAGCAGTAGGAACACCTAGCTTTATAGTACAAAGACCTAATCTTGATATAAAGGAATGGATAGTAGAAGATGAAAGACATCAAGGAGTAGGACCATTAGATGTAGACCCTGATGCATATAGTAAATACTCTGCTAAAGAGCAAGAGGATTTAGTAATGCCAGATTTAGTAGTAGAGAGATTTGAAGAGTTCTATAATAAATGTATAAAAAGATAATGAAAAAAGGATATGAGTGTACTACACCCTCTATCTTTAATATCTAAGATAGAGGGTGTAGTTTTTTTATGTTATTCCATAACTCCTATTTCATCTGGAACAATAATTTCTGCATCAGTAGCTGCAATAATATCTTCAACTGTGTAACCAGGAGCAAGCTCTTTAAGAACCAATCCTTCTGGAGTAACTTGAAGATAACATCTTTCAGTTACAATATCAGTTACACAATTTTTTCCAGTTAATGGAAGTGTACATTTTTTTAAAATTTTAGGAGCACCATTTTTTTCACAATGGTCAGTAGCAACAATTATACGTTTTACACCAGAACATAAATCCATAGCTCCTCCCATACCAGGAACTAATTTTCCAGGTATAGTCCAGTTGGCGATATTTCCCTCTTGATCTACTTGAAGAGTACCAAGAACAGCAATATCAATATGTCCACCACGAATAAATCCAAAGCTAGCAGTATGGTCATGAATACTACCACCAGAAATTATAGAGGCGGGCATACCACCAGCATCAATAATATCTATATCAGCATCATCCCAGCTAGGAGTAGGACCACTACCAACAGTACCTATTTCAGCTTCAAGCCATATATCTACTCCTTTAGGAAGGTAGTTAACACACATTAGAGGAACTCCAATTCCTAAATTTACAAAGTCTCCATCTTTAAAAAATTTTGCACAACGAGAAGCAATTAGTGAACGTCCTTTTAATTCAGCCATGATTATTTACCTCCTTCTTGAGCTTTTTGTTTTAACCTTTGCCAATAAGGACATACATGTCTAGTATTACCCTCTCTTACATAAATCATATCAACTAATGGAGCTGGGACATCAATTTCACTAGGACCTAATTCTCCTACTTCAACTAATTCTTCAGCTTCTACTATAACAATATCTCCAGCAAAAGCCATCTCAGTACTGATAGCTCTAGAATTCATTCTAAAAGATATGTTTCCAGCTTTATCAGCTTTAGTAGCTTTTATTAAAGTTATATCTGTTCTTAGAGGTAACTCTAATAGATATTCTTTTCCATTGATTTCTAATTTTTGTTTTCCTTTTTCAACATCTGTTCCAAGTCCAGTAGGAGTTAAACATCCTCCTAATCCATAACCACCACAACGAATTCTTTCAGAAAATGTTCCTTGAGGACTGAACTCAATATCTAATTCTCCAGCAAACATCTGGTCTTTTGCTACAGGATTTAGACCAATATGTGTTGTGATAAGAGATTTAACTCTTTTAGCACTGATTAATTTTCCAAGCCCAAGATCTGGCATACCAGCAGAAACAGCAATTGCATGAATATCTTTAACACCTTTATCTAATATTCCTTCAATAATATCGTCAGCAGCAAATTCTCCATGCCAATCTCCAAACATTATAGTTTGACCATCGTGAAATTTTTTAAGTATCTCTTCCATAGAAAATATTTTCGATAACACTTTTCATCCCACCCTTCATCTATACATAAATTAGATTATTTTCCTTCAAAAATAGCTTTTCTTTTTTCCATAAATGCTTTACATCCTTCTTGGAAATCCATAGAAGCTGCACACTCTCTCTGTGTAGGAATCTCAGTTTCAGCAAGCCATTTCTTATAATCAGAGTAGTTAGCATCATAAATTTGTTTTTTAATATTTTTATAAGAGATAAGTGGACCAGCAGCTAGTTTTTTAGCAAATTTCATAGTGACTTCTTCTAATTCTTCAACAGGAACAACTTTATATGCTAATCCAAGTTCTTTTGCTTCTTCTGCTCCCATAGGTCTACCAGTAGCAGCTAATTCCATTGTACGAGAAGTTCCAATAGCTTTAGAAAGTAGATATGTTACACCAGTATCAGGTACAAGTCCTAAATTTACAAAGGCTAATAAAAATTTTGCATCTTCAGCACAAATCATAAAATCTCCACCAAGAGCTAAACTAACTCCAGCTCCTGCAGCTGCTCCTGATACAGAAGTGATAACCATTTTACTCATTTTTTTAAGTCCGTCTGCAACAACACCAACCTTTGCAATTAGACCGTCCATATTTACTTCCCCACCAGCTTGTATTAATTTATAAAAATATCCAATATCTCCACCAGCAGAAAAAGCTTTACCAGCACTTTTGATTACAAGAACTTTAACATTAGGATCTTTTTCAGCTTTATCTACTACATACATCAATTCATCTGCCATCTGTTCATCAATAGCATTAAGATTTTTTAAAAAATTCATTGTAACTATTCCAATACCATCTTCAACAGTATAAATTAGTTTTTGTAATTCCATAATAAACCTCCACCTTATTAAAAAACAGTAGTAAATAATTTATTAGTGTAAAACAATTTCAAAAAAATTTTTTATTCCATTGGAACCACCTAAAACCTCTAAAAATAATTTTATAAAATAAGAAAATTATTTTTAATTTATTATTAAAGTCAATGTTCTTCTTAATAGGAGTATACCTCGTAAATTTAAAAAAAAACAAGGGGATGTTGTAATTTAAAAAATTAAAGTTATTGTAACTAAATTCAAGAATGACTTTCGTTCAAAGAATAAAGAGCAAGTAGGTTCATCTCACTAAAAACACAAAACTCGTTTCACTCAAACAGTTGTGTTTTTTAGCGTTCGATTTCGCTGACTTGCTCTATTTATTCTCCTCAATCTTCGTCATTCTTGAATGTTATTCTCTCTCCTAGTAAATTTCTTAAATTGAAATAACCTCTTTTTATTTTATACTGAATATATATTTTTTATCTCAAATCCTAAAAACTTTTCTGCTATCTTTTTAAATCTTTCTTTATTACCACTTACAAAGAAATCAACTCTTCCTTTTTTATCAGAGGTATTTAGACTATCACTTAACTTTAGTAAAGAATATAGCTCTAAAGCTGTTTCTCTAGCTGGATCTACAATCTTACCAGAAAAATATTTTTCAATATCTTCTCTAATAATAGGGTAGTGAGTACATCCTAAAATAAGAGTATCAGCCTTCTTTGAAAGATTATCAATATGATTTTTAAGAAGCTCATATCTATCTTTGTGTGTTTCCCAACCTGTTTCTATCATAGTACAAAATTCTGGGCATCCCTCTTGAGTTACAGAGATATTTTTAGAAATTTTATTAAATTTTGTAATATAGGCTTTAGATGAAACTGTAAAAGGTGTAGCTAAAATATTTATCTTATTATTGCTTGAAACTTTTAAAGCTCTCTTTACTCCAGCATCAATAACTCCAATAATAGGAATTGAGTATCTATTTTTTAAACTGTCTAAAGCAGCAGCGGTAGCTGTATTACAAGCCACCACTACTGCTTTACATTCATTAGCTATAAAAAAATCTAATATCTTATAACATAATTCTCTAATCTCTTCTGCACTTTTTTGTCCGTAAGGAGAATTTTTACTATCACCATAATAAAATATATTTTCATTGGGAAGAATACTCAATATCTCTTTTAGAACGGTAGTACCTCCTACCCCAGAATCAAAAACTCCTATACTCTGTTTTTCTAATTTCAAATGCTTCCTCCCTTAATAAAAATAATATTATTTAAAAATATTCATAAAGAATGTAATTATAGAAGCATTCACAAAGTCTATAAATAGAGAACCAACTAATGGCAATACAAAGAAAGCCTTAGCTGAAAATCCATTGACAGATGTGAAAGTTTCCATATTTGCCATAGCATTAGGAGTAGCTCCTAATCCAAATCCACAGTGTCCAGTAGCAAGAACAGCAGCATCATAATCTTTTCCCATTATTCTAAATGTTATATGGTAAGCAAAAAGTGCCATGATAACAGTTTGGATAAGTAAGATAACTATTAATGGTAAAGCTAGTGCAGCTAATTCCCATAATTTCATTGACATCAAAGCCATAGATAAGAACAATGATAGAGATATACTTCCAATTATAGAGATCTCTTTCATTGGTAGAGTTTTCTTTTGAGCATCTGCTATATTTCTAATTATAGCAGCGATAACCATAGGTCCAAGATATCCAGGTAAAACTAATCCAAGTTTCTTACTAAATACTGGAATACAAGCACCAATACCCATTGCTAAAGATATAACTACTACAGAATCAAAGAGAGTTCCTTCAGAAATAGGATTGTCAGATTCTAGCTTAATAGTAGAGTTTCCAGTTTCTTCATCAGTTGTCTTAGCTTTTAAATTGTACTTTTGTAGAAGTCTTTTAGCTACAGGTCCACCTATTAAACATCCAGCAACTAGTCCAAATGTAGCAGAAGCAATAGCTACTGAAAAAGCACCAGCTGCTCCAGCCTCTTCAAGTACAGGACCAAAAGCTCCAGAAGTTCCATGTCCTCCAGTCAATGGAATAGAACCAGCAGCAAGTCCAATATATGGATGTAAATTAAAAGCTTTAGCTAAGAAAACACCAACTACATCTTGAATAATAACTAAAATAGTAGCAGCAGCTAAGAATAGAGCAACTCCTACTCCACCTTTTTTCAGGAGTTCAAAACTAGCTGAGAATCCTATAGTAGTAAAGAATATAACCATTAAAAAATCTTTTAAAATACTGTCAAAGTTAAAAGTAAAAGTTCCAGTATTATGACCTATTAACATAAAAATAGAAAATAGAGTTCCACCTATAACAGGAGCTGGAATAAAAAATCTCTCTAAGATAGGAACTCTTTTCTTAATTCCTTTTCCTAATAATAATAAGATTACTGCAATAGCAAGAGTTTCTGCCATATTAAATGTGTACTCAAACATAAAAAACCTCCTCATATTATTGTAATTATGGTTTATATTATGAATATACCTTATACCATAGTTAAAAGTCAATAATTGACAATATATATAATTGATATTTATATTATCAAAATATGATATAGAAGTTTTTTAAAATAAAATTTAATTTAAACATAAAGTAAAAAAAATAATTTATTTTCCTTTTAATAAACATTTAATAAAAAAACTGTGCTAATATAATCTTATCAGCATCTTTTTTATAAAATAAAAAAATAATAAAAATTTATAATATATATAATATTTTACAATAAAAGTGCAAAAAAATAAAGTATGTTGTAAAAAAATACTCAGTTTTTAAAAATGAGCTTTTTTTACTCTTAGTATATGATTTTCAATCCATTTTTAATACAAGAAATATGAACAGGAGATTTAGGACCAACCTCTCCATCTATATCACTATTTAACGAGGAATCAAGATATTTAACAACAAAGTCTGAACTTTTAAAATGTATAATATCCTTTGGTTCTTCTAGATGTTCTAATTTTAAAAACTCAAAAAGTGAAAGGAAGGTAGATAGAATATTCTCTCCCTTTACTATGATAACATCTAGTAATCCATCATTTATTTCACTTTTGTAAGATATATTTATATTTCCTGCTGTACGTCCATTGAAGGTAAAGAAGATAAGTGCATTTCCTTCATAAGAAAACTCATCTGATGTAACTTTGATATCTAATTTTTTTAGTGATGGTAATTCTTTTATTCCGTTGATGTAATAAGCTAATTTTCCTAGAGTATTTTTTTGATGTGTAGGTGTTTTTTGTGAGATATCAGTAAAAAGTCCAAAGCTAAATACATTTATAAAGTATTTGTCATTAGCTTTACCTAAATCTATCTCTCTAATCTCTCCAGAAAGAATTTTATTACAAGCTTCTCCTATATCTGCTGGCATACCTATATATTTTGCAAAATCATTGGCAGTTCCCACAGGAAGTATAGCAAGAGGAATATCTAAATTTTTCTCTTTCATTAAATTTATAATCTGATTGATAGTTCCATCTCCACCAGCTCCTAAGATATGATGGTAAGAGCTATCTATGTCAGAAAAAGTTTCTTCTAAATTTTGCTCAGTGGATATTCTAAAAGGAATGATAGTATATCCTTTTGCTTGATACTTACTGATGATTGTATCTAAATTCTTTGTAACTACTCCATCTCCAGAAAAAGGATTGTATATAAATTTAATTTTTTTCATATCACACCTCATTATTGTAACTTATTACTTCCTAATGTATATAATATCATATAATTTGAAAAATGGTGTATAAAATTTAATAAAAATTTGGTATAATTTAGAATGAGTAAATATGTATTAAAAATCTTGAAAATGTTGGAAGTTTAGAAAGGAAATCTATGATTAGGAAAATAAATAGAGTATTTCAAAATTTTTTAAGAAATCAAAAAGTAAAAATAGCTAGGTTATTATGGGATAAAAAAGAAAAAGTGAAGATAATTAAAGAGGATCTAATAGAAAAAAATGGAATAGACTCTATTATAATAATGAGAGATGATGGAAAAATAGGGGATATGGTTGTAAGCAGCTTTATTTATCGAGAGATAAAAAAACAATATCCTAATATTAAAATAGGAGTAGTAACAAGAAAAGGTGCTACTGACATTATAAAAGATAACCATTATGTTGATAAAATTTATGAATATAAAAAAGATAGTAGTTATTTAAAAAATCTAGCTAATGAGATAGCTAAAGAAAAATATGATTTATTAATAGATACTTCTACTATCTTAAGAGAAAAACAGATAATGTTTATTAGCAAGTGTGACTGTAAAATAAATTTGGGAGTAGATAAAGAGGGGTGGCAATTATTTGATATAAGTGTACCAGAGGAAAAAAATTCTCATATAACTAAAAGATTTATAAATATTTTAGAAGTATTAGGAATAAAAGAGATACAAAGTAATTATGATATACAGATATCAGATGAAGCTCTGGTAAAGGTAGAGAAAAAAATAAAAGAAGAGGAAAATATACTTGAGGTAAGTGGAAAAGAAAGAGTTATATTAAATCCATATACTGCAAGTAAACATAGAAATTTTAATAGAAAAAATATAGAAAAGATTATAGAAATTCTTTTGAAATATAGAGAAAATGAATTATATTTGTTGGGACATGGAGAAAATAAAAAAGAGATATTAGAGATAAAAGAAAAGATAAAAGATAAAAGAGTACACTATATAGAATTAGCTGGAATACAAGAAGTAATAGCTTTGATAAAAAATTGTGAAATGATAATATCTCCAGATACTTCTATTGTACATATAGGAGTAGGGTTAGATAAAAAAGTGATAGCTATATATAGAGAAGATGTTATAGGAAACAATGGTGTATTGTGGGGACCAAATTCAGATAAGGCTATTCAAATTTTTTCAAAAGAGAATAAAGATGATGATATAAATAATTTTGATATGAGAGAAATAGAGAGAGCAATAAGTTAAGGGAGATTTTTATGGAAAAGAAAAGAATATTGTTTTATAATGGACAGCTATTTATGGGAGGAATAGAGAGAGTATTAATTTCATATTTACAAGGTTTAGCAAAAGAAAAAGATTTAGAAATAACAGTTTTAATAAAAGAAAATGATCCAGAAAAAAATATATTTTTTAAAGATATCCCTAAAAATTTACCAGTTATATTTATAAAAACAGAGGAAATGGTTAAATTTAGAAATAAGGTAAAGAATAATAAGAAAAATATTTTTTGTAGATTACTATATCCATTACTTTTAAGCTATGAAAGAATATATATGAAAAAATGGTTAAAAAAATTTATGCAAGAAAATAAAGAGAAGTTTGATATAGTAATAGATTTTGATATGAGTTTAGGAAAATATCTAGATGTAATACCATTACCTAAAATAGGATGGGTTCATTATAATCTTTCAAGTAAAAAAGGTAAGAAAAAAGTAAGATTAAGTGAGAGATTAAAAAAATATGATAAGATTGTTAATATTTGTGATGAGATGTTGCAAGAGATGATTCAAATATTTGATGTACCAAAAGATAGACTATATAGATTATATAATCCTTTTGATATAGATATAGTAAAAAAGAATATGGAAGCTGAAGTTGAATCAGAGGATGAAAAATTTTTAAAAAATGAATATATGGTAGCAGTATCTAGACTAGCAAAAGGAAAGGGAAGAGAAGATTTAATAGATATATATTATAATTTAAAAAATAAAGGAATAAAAGATAAGTTATATATAATAGGAGATGGACCACAAAAATCAGAGTTAGAAGAAAAAATAAAAGAGTTAAACCTTGAAAAAGATGTATTGCTATTGGGACAGAAAAAAAATCCATTTCCATGGATGAAGAATGCAAAACTCTTCTTACATACTTCATATGGAGAAGGTTTACCTACAGTATTTTTAGAAAGTATGATTTGTGGGACAGCTGTAATTGCCTATGATTGCCCAACAGGACCAAAAGATATTTTAGGTAAGAATGAATATGGAATCTTAGTAAAAAATGGAGATAAAAAAAGTTTTGAAGAAGAGATAATAAATTTATTAGATGATGAGAATAGAAAAAAATATATGTTAGATAAGTTTATGAAGGAAAAAATAAAAGAATTTGATGTAAAATATATAGTAGAGCAATTTAAAAAACTTATTAATTTTGGAGATGAAGAATGAAGAAAAAAATAGTTTTTAGAAGTGGAAGTCTTAGAATGGGAGGACTTGAAAGAGTATTAATAGAGGTTCTTCAAACAATAAACAAAGATAAGTACGAGATTATCTTGGTAATAGATGATGATTGTGGAGAAAATAATATTTTTGAGAAGGATATTCCGAAAGAGGTAAAATATTATTTTTTAAAATCACAAGAGCTAATTCAGAAAATAGATAAGTATAGATTGAAAAAAAAGAATTATATATATAAAATCTTATATAATTTTTATTTAAACTATTCAACAAAAATAATGTTTAAAAATATGGAAAAATTAGTAAAAGAAATGGGAAGTATAGATATATTAGTTGATTTTGATGCTGGTGCAACTAAATATATAGATAAATTAAATATAAAAAGAAAAATTGTTTGGATTCATAATTCAATTCCAAATTTAAAAAAGAAGAAAGATAAGATAGAAAGGTTTGGAAAAAGATTAGAACATTATGATACAATAGTAGCAATTTGTGATGAGATGAAGGAAGAACTAGAAAATATTTATCCTAAACTAAGAGGAAAAATCAGAAGGATATACAATCCATTTAATTTTGAAAGAATAGAAAAATTAAGTGAAGATTTAAGTGAGTTAAATAATGAACAAAAAAATATGCTAAAAGATGACTATTGTATCGCTATTTCAAGATTAGATACACTTCAAAAAGACTACTTAACTTTAATAAAAGCTTTTTCAAAGTTAAAAGAAAAAAATATAAATAAAAAATTATATATAATAGGAGATGGACCTTCAAAAGAAGAAATAAGAATATATATAGAAAATTATAAACTTGAAGACCAAATAAAGTTATTAGGTAGATTTAAAAATCCATATGTATGGTTAAAAAATTGTGATTTTTTTATACATAGTTCAAAATATGAAGGGTTTGGGTTGGTTTTAGTAGAAGCAGCTTTTTTTAATAAATTGGTTATATCAAGTGACTGTAAAGTAGGACCAAGTGAAATTTTGGAATATGGAAAAAGTGGATATTTATTTAATGTTGGGAATTTTGAACAATTAGCTGAAATATTAGA
This window harbors:
- a CDS encoding glycosyltransferase, giving the protein MEKKRILFYNGQLFMGGIERVLISYLQGLAKEKDLEITVLIKENDPEKNIFFKDIPKNLPVIFIKTEEMVKFRNKVKNNKKNIFCRLLYPLLLSYERIYMKKWLKKFMQENKEKFDIVIDFDMSLGKYLDVIPLPKIGWVHYNLSSKKGKKKVRLSERLKKYDKIVNICDEMLQEMIQIFDVPKDRLYRLYNPFDIDIVKKNMEAEVESEDEKFLKNEYMVAVSRLAKGKGREDLIDIYYNLKNKGIKDKLYIIGDGPQKSELEEKIKELNLEKDVLLLGQKKNPFPWMKNAKLFLHTSYGEGLPTVFLESMICGTAVIAYDCPTGPKDILGKNEYGILVKNGDKKSFEEEIINLLDDENRKKYMLDKFMKEKIKEFDVKYIVEQFKKLINFGDEE
- a CDS encoding glycosyltransferase, translated to MKKKIVFRSGSLRMGGLERVLIEVLQTINKDKYEIILVIDDDCGENNIFEKDIPKEVKYYFLKSQELIQKIDKYRLKKKNYIYKILYNFYLNYSTKIMFKNMEKLVKEMGSIDILVDFDAGATKYIDKLNIKRKIVWIHNSIPNLKKKKDKIERFGKRLEHYDTIVAICDEMKEELENIYPKLRGKIRRIYNPFNFERIEKLSEDLSELNNEQKNMLKDDYCIAISRLDTLQKDYLTLIKAFSKLKEKNINKKLYIIGDGPSKEEIRIYIENYKLEDQIKLLGRFKNPYVWLKNCDFFIHSSKYEGFGLVLVEAAFFNKLVISSDCKVGPSEILEYGKSGYLFNVGNFEQLAEILEKIILKKDGEISKIIKNMEKNLLRFDKSVVLKEYEKLFDEN